A part of Streptomyces sp. NBC_01235 genomic DNA contains:
- a CDS encoding cation:proton antiporter, whose protein sequence is MVLVVVFGVALLITVLLSGLAARTVLSTSLLFLVGGALVSDGFLGLIHVTPDSEIVSMTADLALFAVLFTDGMHVSFPKLRANWRNPARALGLGMPLAFVGMALITHYLVGLDWTMSFLVGAVLAPTDPVFASAIVGRKEVPAKLRQLLNVESGINDGLALPVVLILIAAAGPTSGHAEASLGKIVLELVLGLVCGVVLPFVVVELVRFRMLGAEPKLQPLLPLAIGVILYATCHLTHANPYLAAFSAGAVLTARSLEAKEAFEPLGEALAELAKFAALLVFGALLTPRLFGDLSFGGYVAVVLAIVLIRPVSLLLSLVGTRFTRQEKLVAAWFGPKGFASVVYGLLVLQAGIPQGEEAFTLIAVCIAFSIVAHSSTDVPIARMFEVEDLVGVPGGDEAPRTVEGAGRVGA, encoded by the coding sequence ATGGTGCTCGTCGTGGTTTTCGGGGTGGCGCTGCTCATCACGGTGCTGTTGTCGGGGCTGGCCGCCCGGACCGTACTGTCCACCTCGCTCCTCTTCCTCGTCGGTGGCGCGCTCGTCAGCGACGGGTTCCTCGGGTTGATCCACGTCACGCCGGACAGCGAGATCGTGTCCATGACGGCCGACCTCGCCCTGTTCGCGGTGCTGTTCACCGACGGCATGCACGTCTCATTCCCCAAGCTGCGCGCCAACTGGCGCAACCCGGCGCGCGCGCTCGGCCTCGGCATGCCGCTCGCGTTCGTCGGCATGGCTCTGATCACGCACTACCTGGTGGGCCTGGACTGGACGATGTCCTTCCTGGTCGGCGCCGTACTCGCGCCGACCGACCCGGTGTTCGCCTCCGCCATCGTCGGGCGCAAGGAAGTCCCGGCGAAGCTGCGGCAGTTGCTGAATGTGGAGAGCGGCATCAACGACGGGCTGGCCCTGCCGGTCGTCCTGATCCTGATCGCCGCGGCAGGGCCGACCTCGGGACACGCCGAGGCGTCGCTGGGGAAGATCGTGCTGGAGCTGGTCCTGGGGCTGGTATGCGGCGTCGTCCTGCCGTTCGTCGTCGTCGAGCTCGTGCGGTTCCGGATGCTGGGCGCCGAGCCCAAGCTGCAGCCGCTGCTGCCGCTGGCGATCGGTGTGATCCTGTACGCCACGTGCCACCTCACGCACGCCAACCCCTACCTCGCCGCGTTCTCCGCGGGCGCGGTGCTCACCGCGCGCTCCCTGGAGGCGAAGGAGGCGTTCGAGCCGCTGGGCGAGGCGCTGGCCGAGCTGGCGAAGTTCGCGGCGCTGCTGGTCTTCGGCGCACTGCTGACACCCCGGTTGTTCGGTGACCTGTCCTTCGGCGGGTACGTGGCGGTCGTGCTCGCGATCGTGCTGATCCGCCCGGTCTCGCTGCTGCTGTCGCTGGTCGGCACACGGTTCACCCGTCAGGAGAAGCTGGTCGCGGCCTGGTTCGGGCCGAAGGGGTTCGCGTCCGTGGTGTACGGGTTGCTGGTGCTGCAGGCTGGGATTCCGCAGGGCGAGGAGGCGTTCACGCTCATCGCCGTGTGCATCGCCTTCTCGATCGTCGCGCACAGCTCCACCGACGTACCGATCGCCCGCATGTTCGAAGTCGAGGACCTTGTCGGTGTACCGGGCGGCGACGAAGCGCCCCGTACCGTCGAGGGGGCCGGCCGTGTCGGCGCGTGA